One genomic segment of Musa acuminata AAA Group cultivar baxijiao chromosome BXJ3-3, Cavendish_Baxijiao_AAA, whole genome shotgun sequence includes these proteins:
- the LOC103978019 gene encoding pentatricopeptide repeat-containing protein At1g08070, chloroplastic-like: MSTPLPPHQLFVPSRPQRQRGSPRATRVRGRTLPALLTTGRAPEGNNPPPDPTVNFHRLLSSGTLEPEHIAFPSLLKTCCGLRAAEEGRQLHGQAVKRGLLLSDVFVQRSLIRMYARFLACDDALKVFERCSQPGIVSCNDLIVGLCRIGDLDAARKVFDGMADRNVVSWSVMVDGYARNGSLEIAQELFDAMPERNQFCWNSLISGYLRCGHVEVARKIFDRMRTRWGVVTWTAMISGYVQNSQYKEALDLFLEMQVAGVPPNKVTIVSVLPAVTELGALDQGRWIHAYLDKMGVEVDSVLASALVDMYSNCGCIGDAIYVFEKLEHKELSAWNSIISGLAAHGRGRDALHLFYRMQDDFQMIPNDVTFTAILSACSHAGLVEEGRRLFHLFTERYRLKPNIRHYGCMVDVLARAGCLKEAVEFVETMPVEPNSVIWKSLISACRIHKNVGLADRIWRKITESGLRDSGACVLMSNILKVFGRPDDAGKVRKQMNDLQVKKVAGCSWLELDGVIHEFLSGRESFHAQGMQIRSLLYEMQEMIKLEEYNIDNLN; the protein is encoded by the coding sequence ATGTCGACGCCATTGCCTCCGCATCAACTGTTCGTTCCATCTCGCCCGCAACGGCAACGCGGAAGCCCTCGTGCGACAAGGGTTCGTGGGAGGACTCTCCCCGCGCTTCTCACAACCGGAAGAGCACCCGAAGGAAACAATCCTCCTCCCGACCCAACCGTCAACTTCCATCGGCTTCTCTCTTCGGGGACCCTCGAGCCTGAACATATCGCCTTCCCTTCCCTGTTAAAAACCTGCTGCGGCCTCCGCGCCGCCGAGGAAGGGCGGCAGCTCCATGGGCAGGCTGTCAAAAGAGGCCTCCTCCTCTCGGACGTCTTCGTTCAGAGATCCCTGATCAGGATGTACGCTAGGTTTCTTGCTTGTGACGACGCGCTCAAGGTGTTCGAACGATGCTCCCAACCGGGCATCGTCTCTTGCAACGATTTGATCGTGGGATTGTGTAGGATCGGGGATTTGGATGCTGCAAGAAAGGTGTTCGATGGAATGGCTGATAGGAATGTGGTCTCTTGGAGCGTCATGGTTGATGGGTACGCGAGGAACGGGTCGCTGGAGATTGCACAGGAGCTCTTCGATGCGATGCCCGAGAGGAACCAGTTCTGTTGGAATTCATTGATTTCTGGGTACTTGAGATGCGGTCACGTCGAGGTCGCTCGAAAGATCTTTGATCGAATGAGGACTCGGTGGGGTGTCGTCACTTGGACGGCTATGATTTCGGGCTATGTGCAGAATTCACAGTATAAGGAGGCATTGGACCTGTTCCTCGAGATGCAAGTCGCGGGCGTCCCGCCGAACAAAGTCACCATTGTGAGCGTCCTTCCGGCggtcacggagcttggtgctcttGATCAGGGGCGATGGATCCATGCCTATTTGGACAAGATGGGTGTAGAAGTCGACTCGGTACTTGCATCCGCTCTCGTGGATATGTACTCCAACTGTGGCTGCATTGGGGATGCCATTTACGTCTTCGAGAAGCTCGAGCACAAGGAGTTGTCAGCTTGGAACTCCATCATCTCAGGCCTTGCAGCTCACGGTCGTGGAAGAGATGCCCTCCACCTGTTCTACAGAATGCAGGATGACTTCCAAATGATCCCCAACGATGTCACGTTTACTGCCATTTTAAGTGCTTGCAGCCATGCAGGTCTTGTCGAGGAGGGACGCAGACTGTTCCATCTCTTTACGGAGCGTTACAGGTTGAAACCAAACATAAGACACTACGGGTGCATGGTTGATGTCTTGGCACGTGCGGGGTGCCTAAAAGAGGCCGTGGAGTTTGTGGAGACTATGCCGGTCGAGCCTAATTCGGTCATCTGGAAGTCGCTAATCAGTGCTTGCAGAATTCACAAGAACGTTGGACTGGCTGACCGTATATGGAGAAAGATAACTGAATCGGGTCTTCGAGACAGTGGTGCTTGCGTTTTGATGTCTAATATCCTCAAGGTTTTTGGTCGACCTGATGATGCAGGCAAAGTGAGAAAGCAGATGAATGATTTGCAGGTGAAAAAGGTTGCAGGCTGCAGTTGGCTTGAATTGGATGGAGTGATTCATGAATTCTTGTCGGGCAGAGAGAGCTTTCATGCTCAAGGCATGCAGATTCGTAGTTTGTTATACGAGATGCAGGAGATGATCAAACTGGAGGAATATAATATAGATAACTTGAATTAG
- the LOC103978021 gene encoding S-adenosylmethionine synthase gives MRGIQHSGGRLPQRAQSGARSGKMEDTFLFTSESVNEGHPDKLCDQISDAVLDACLEQDPDSKVACETCTKTNMVMVFGEITTKGNIDYEKIVRDTCRAIGFTSDDVGLDADRCKVLVNIEQQSPDIAQGVHGHFTKRPEEIGAGDQGHMFGYATDETPELMPLSHVLATKLGARLTDVRKNGTCPWLRPDGKTQVTVEYRNEHGAMVPIRVHTVLISTQHDETVTNDEIAADLKEHVIKAVVPEQYLDEKTIFHLNPSGRFVIGGPHGDAGLTGRKIIIDTYGGWGAHGGGAFSGKDPTKVDRSGAYIARQAAKSIVANGLARRCIVQISYAIGVPEPLSVFVDTYGTGKIPDKEILEIVKENFDFRPGMITINLDLKRGGNGRFLKTAAYGHFGRDDPDFTWEVVKPLKWEKPAA, from the exons ATGCGGGGCATTCAGCATTCGGGAGGCCGTCTTCCTCAGAGAGCTCAAAGCGGCGCCAGATCTG GTAAAATGGAGGACACCTTCCTTTTCACCTCTGAGTCTGTCAATGAAGGGCACCCAGACAAGCTCTGTGATCAGATCTCTGATGCAGTTCTTGATGCCTGCCTCGAGCAGGACCCTGACAGCAAGGTTGCCTGTGAGACGTGCACCAAGACCAACATGGTCATGGTCTTTGGTGAGATCACCACAAAGGGCAATATCGACTATGAGAAGATTGTCCGCGACACCTGCCGTGCTATTGGGTTCACATCCGATGATGTAGGCCTCGATGCCGATCGTTGCAAGGTGCTTGTCAACATTGAGCAGCAGTCCCCTGACATTGCCCAGGGTGTCCATGGCCATTTCACCAAACGCCCTGAGGAGATCGGCGCTGGGGATCAGGGTCACATGTTTGGCTATGCAACAGACGAGACACCTGAGCTGATGCCCCTGAGCCATGTCCTCGCTACAAAACTTGGGGCTCGCCTCACCGACGTCCGCAAAAATGGAACTTGTCCATGGTTGAGGCCCGATGGTAAGACCCAGGTTACCGTCGAGTACCGCAATGAACACGGTGCCATGGTCCCCATTCGTGTGCATACCGTGCTCATCTCCACCCAGCACGATGAGACCGTCACCAATGACGAGATTGCTGCTGACCTGAAGGAGCATGTAATCAAGGCTGTCGTCCCTGAGCAGTATCTCGATGAGAAGACCATCTTCCACCTTAATCCGTCTGGTCGTTTCGTCATTGGCGGACCTCATGGCGATGCTGGGCTTACCGGCCGCAAGATCATTATCGACACCTACGGTGGCTGGGGAGCCCATGGTGGCGGTGCCTTCTCCGGCAAGGATCCAACCAAGGTCGACCGCAGCGGTGCGTACATCGCCAGGCAGGCAGCTAAGAGCATCGTGGCCAATGGACTTGCACGCCGCTGCATCGTTCAGATCTCTTACGCCATCGGTGTTCCTGAACCCCTTTCGGTCTTTGTCGACACTTATGGCACCGGCAAAATCCCCGACAAGGAGATTCTGGAGATAGTGAAGGAGAACTTTGATTTCAGGCCGGGGATGATCACCATTAACCTTGACCTGAAGAGGGGTGGCAATGGCAGGTTCCTCAAGACAGCAGCCTACGGGCACTTCGGCAGGGATGATCCAGACTTCACCTGGGAGGTGGTGAAGCCCCTCAAGTGGGAGAAGCCAGCTGCTTAA
- the LOC135632729 gene encoding membrane magnesium transporter-like, which yields MRVGFMVGILGGILLAHAGYATIQYRGMLKIVEEEFSRPPMNVVVELLLGLAFCIWAGLAAPAKFRSIHPDSEENRIVSLPTNLDFMIFNHRGKVFPCNAEYKLKK from the exons ATGAGAGTTGGATTCATGGTTGGGATCCTCGGAGGCATCCTCCTTGCCCACGCCGGCTATGCCACCATCCAAT ACAGAGGGATGCTGAAGATCGTGGAAGAAGAGTTCTCGCGTCCTCCGATGAAC GTTGTGGTCGAGCTACTACTGGGGTTGGCTTTCTGCATATGGGCGGGTCTGGCGGCTCCTGCAAAATTTAGATCCATACATCCTGATTCTGAAGAAAATAG GATCGTGTCCTTACCAACAAACCTGGATTTCATGATCTTCAATCACCGTGGCAAAGTGTTTCCGTGTAATGCGGAGTACAAGTTGAAAAAGTAG